One window of Novipirellula aureliae genomic DNA carries:
- a CDS encoding circularly permuted type 2 ATP-grasp protein, producing the protein MSTTATPSCSLSGYAASPTRYDECKSPDGQIRPHWQSIADYFQSLSPQGIQERAETIEQLVHENGTTFNVDSDEGRSIRPWRLSSIPLVIDPGSWARLEAGLAQRTVLLEAVLDDLLGNQQLIKEKIIPPEVLWANPFFQRAYHNLPTASGKRLHVTATDIVRANDGTWWVTGDRTRAPSGLGYLLENRILTSRVFPQLIRQCNTRRLAGFFDSLRSHMRSLAPRMRDNPRVALLTPGGDNYRDFEDAYLARYLGFTLVEGRDLAVRGGELNLKTLGGLLPIEVLWRHVSDRKCDPLELDPTSDEGPTGLLHAIREDNVAVVNSIGSVMAQTPALLPFLPAASRFLFGQSLSLPNVATYWCGGKTECDFVLSNLETLVIRPAFAVSGTPPQIPSAMSDEAKARLIAEVKEKPHEYVAQQKLDHSTTPVWSGDKLIPWHVALRCFQLQTHSGVEVLPGALARLSPLEDELERSTTSGNLTMDCWVSSQQSVDLEITLLKPSDATVRLKRSGDELPSRVAEHLFWLGRYAERAESITRLLRATVVRISGENELRDLPEIPRLLAALAAVGQIEPGYVVDGMVGSLPKIESMLPESVIDKNQPRGLQSTIESIVSNARAVRDRISIDAYRIIQRIGRDSEDKTPHDDDNMGRLIEQLNCLITDLLAFAGIANESTTRTHGWRFLQLGRRIERADQTAELLDATLVQPIERETALSEAVLDALDSLMTYRQRYLNLVRPEATIDLLVTDETNPRSLRFQLQQIGELITQLPTDAKLVGLGADEKLASGLLHTLRMADPIRLSEVNGSGTRFRLQKLLNKLIEGLPDLSDAIAARYLIHTGTTRALTGVGPSELS; encoded by the coding sequence TTGTCAACTACTGCTACCCCATCTTGCTCTCTAAGTGGCTACGCTGCTTCGCCCACGCGTTATGACGAATGCAAAAGCCCCGATGGGCAGATCCGTCCGCACTGGCAAAGCATCGCCGATTACTTTCAATCGCTTAGTCCACAAGGGATCCAAGAACGTGCGGAAACGATCGAGCAACTGGTTCACGAAAATGGAACCACCTTCAACGTGGATAGCGATGAAGGTCGCTCGATTCGTCCTTGGCGATTGTCGTCAATCCCCTTGGTAATCGACCCCGGTTCATGGGCTCGTCTCGAAGCAGGCTTGGCCCAGCGAACCGTATTGCTCGAAGCCGTCCTCGACGATCTGCTCGGTAACCAGCAGTTGATTAAAGAAAAGATCATTCCGCCCGAGGTGCTTTGGGCGAACCCGTTTTTTCAACGAGCTTATCATAACTTGCCTACGGCAAGTGGAAAGCGATTGCATGTTACTGCGACCGATATTGTTAGAGCCAACGATGGTACTTGGTGGGTTACAGGCGATCGCACCCGAGCGCCGAGCGGACTCGGGTATTTGCTTGAAAACCGAATCTTGACAAGCCGCGTGTTTCCGCAATTGATTCGCCAATGCAACACTCGCCGATTGGCCGGTTTTTTCGATTCTCTTCGCTCTCATATGCGTTCGTTGGCACCTCGAATGCGTGATAATCCTCGCGTCGCTTTGTTAACACCCGGCGGTGACAATTACCGCGATTTTGAAGACGCCTATTTGGCGCGATATCTAGGCTTCACGCTGGTCGAAGGGCGAGACTTGGCGGTTCGCGGCGGTGAATTGAATTTGAAAACGCTCGGTGGCCTATTGCCGATCGAGGTATTGTGGCGGCATGTTTCCGATCGCAAGTGCGATCCACTCGAACTCGATCCCACTTCGGACGAGGGCCCGACGGGTTTGCTCCACGCGATTCGCGAGGACAACGTTGCGGTTGTCAATTCGATCGGAAGTGTGATGGCCCAAACTCCAGCGCTCTTGCCGTTTTTGCCCGCCGCCAGTCGGTTTCTGTTTGGGCAATCGCTTTCGCTCCCCAACGTGGCGACCTATTGGTGTGGCGGGAAAACCGAATGTGACTTTGTCTTGAGCAATCTTGAGACGCTGGTTATCCGACCCGCCTTTGCGGTCAGTGGTACACCCCCCCAAATCCCGTCGGCAATGTCTGACGAAGCCAAGGCAAGGCTAATCGCTGAAGTCAAAGAAAAACCTCACGAGTACGTCGCTCAACAAAAACTTGACCATAGCACGACTCCGGTTTGGTCCGGCGACAAACTGATTCCATGGCACGTTGCCCTGAGGTGCTTCCAGCTGCAAACACACAGCGGCGTCGAGGTCTTGCCGGGAGCACTCGCCCGCCTCAGCCCACTCGAAGATGAGCTAGAGCGGTCGACCACTAGCGGCAACCTGACGATGGATTGTTGGGTCTCAAGCCAACAATCGGTTGACTTGGAAATTACGCTGCTGAAACCGTCCGATGCAACGGTCCGGCTTAAGCGAAGTGGTGATGAGTTGCCCAGCCGTGTGGCAGAGCACTTGTTTTGGCTTGGCCGATATGCGGAGCGTGCCGAGTCGATCACGCGGTTGCTCCGCGCGACCGTCGTCCGCATCTCAGGTGAAAATGAACTTCGCGATCTACCCGAAATCCCTCGCCTCTTGGCGGCATTGGCAGCAGTCGGCCAAATCGAACCAGGCTATGTGGTCGACGGAATGGTGGGTAGCCTTCCAAAGATCGAAAGCATGTTACCCGAGTCCGTGATTGACAAGAACCAACCGCGTGGTTTGCAGTCAACGATCGAATCGATTGTCTCGAACGCGCGTGCGGTTCGAGATCGAATTTCGATCGATGCCTATCGAATCATCCAGCGGATTGGACGCGATAGCGAAGACAAGACACCGCACGATGATGACAACATGGGACGCTTGATCGAACAATTGAACTGTTTGATTACCGATCTCTTAGCGTTTGCCGGTATCGCAAACGAGAGCACGACACGAACTCACGGATGGCGGTTCCTGCAGTTAGGTCGCCGGATTGAGCGGGCCGACCAGACAGCGGAACTACTCGACGCAACGTTGGTCCAGCCGATTGAGCGAGAAACCGCGCTCTCCGAAGCCGTTCTCGATGCGCTCGATAGCCTGATGACCTACCGCCAGCGATACTTGAATTTGGTCCGCCCCGAAGCAACCATTGATCTACTCGTGACCGATGAAACCAACCCGCGGTCGCTACGGTTTCAATTGCAGCAAATTGGTGAACTTATCACTCAGCTACCGACCGACGCAAAACTTGTTGGACTTGGTGCGGATGAAAAATTGGCTAGCGGTCTGCTGCACACGCTACGCATGGCGGATCCAATACGACTTAGCGAAGTGAATGGTTCGGGCACGCGATTTCGCTTGCAAAAACTACTCAATAAACTGATTGAAGGGTTACCGGATTTGTCGGATGCAATCGCTGCGCGATACCTAAT
- a CDS encoding purine-nucleoside phosphorylase has translation MLDLFDKIEDASKKIKNSFAITPKVGIILGTGLGGLADEIEVEAIIEYGDIPHFPTSTATSHKGRLVCGHLAGVPVLAMEGRFHQYEGYSLKQITLPVRVFKALGAELMVVSNACGGLNPYFSGGDIMVIEDQINLLGDNPLVGINDDRLGPRFPDMCAPYDPGWIDRAIEIGRQENIMTHKGVFVAVTGPNLETRAEYRFLRLIGADVVGMSTVPETIVAVHCGLKVVGLSVITDMCLPDALKPANVDEIIATANGAAPKLKTLVRRIVAEAGSLRIA, from the coding sequence ATGTTGGACTTGTTTGACAAAATCGAAGACGCTTCAAAAAAGATTAAGAATTCGTTTGCAATAACACCGAAAGTCGGTATCATCTTGGGCACTGGGTTGGGGGGCCTTGCCGATGAGATCGAGGTCGAAGCGATCATTGAGTACGGCGATATCCCACACTTCCCGACTTCAACGGCAACAAGTCATAAAGGAAGATTGGTTTGCGGGCATTTAGCTGGCGTTCCAGTTTTGGCCATGGAAGGCCGTTTTCATCAATACGAAGGCTATTCGCTAAAACAAATCACGCTTCCTGTGCGTGTCTTCAAGGCACTCGGTGCGGAATTGATGGTCGTTAGCAACGCCTGTGGTGGATTGAACCCATACTTCTCAGGCGGTGACATCATGGTCATCGAAGATCAAATCAATCTGCTCGGCGATAACCCTCTCGTTGGCATCAATGATGACCGACTGGGCCCGCGTTTTCCGGACATGTGCGCACCCTACGATCCGGGTTGGATTGACCGTGCGATCGAAATCGGCCGTCAGGAAAATATCATGACTCACAAAGGTGTTTTTGTTGCCGTCACGGGACCAAACCTCGAAACTCGAGCCGAGTACCGTTTTTTGCGATTGATCGGTGCGGATGTGGTCGGGATGAGTACGGTGCCCGAAACGATTGTCGCGGTGCATTGTGGTTTGAAGGTGGTGGGGTTAAGCGTCATCACCGACATGTGCTTGCCCGACGCCCTCAAACCAGCGAATGTCGACGAGATCATTGCAACCGCCAACGGTGCGGCACCAAAATTGAAAACGCTAGTGCGGCGAATTGTCGCCGAAGCAGGCTCCCTGCGGATCGCTTGA
- a CDS encoding ATP-binding protein yields MSAPSPEIFEKLSSFYLGRHFDLDSGEVQDDLLMYDSKDLCTHAMCVGMTGSGKTGLCISLLEEAAIDGIPAICVDPKGDLANLLLTFPELRPSDFEEWLHDDAARQKGLTKSELAERTAERWRSGLASWGQTPDRIERLKDSVDVAIYTPGSNIGLPMTVLKSFDAPPPESRDDSELIGDRVTGAVSGLLTLMGMDADPMISPEHILISSILTHRWREGKDVSLAQLIRFIQSPPIERIGVMDLNSFMPIAERGKLAMRLNNLLASPAFASWLEGESLSIPKLLHTPEGKPRLTILSIAHLNDSERMFFVTILLNELVAWMRMQMGTSSLRAMFYMDEVAGYFPPVSNPPSKPPMLTLLKQARAFGLGVTLATQNPVDLDYKGLSNIGTWFLGRLQTERDKARVLEGLEGAAGQAGQRFDRQKMEQILAGLGSRVFLMNNVHDDQPSIFQTRWAMSFLAGPLARTQISKLMQDRKRMMEASQQAIAPEEVIDKTETQPVAAEERPIVPAGIEERFVALNLTPAEGARLVYRPALYGEASMHFIRKTADLDDWEDIRLFVPCARGLPDDVWESSRPLRLSTEQLDSPEAGFTFASLPTELISKSRYRSFKSQLKDYLYRHHYRSLYKCNLVKGYAPSDEKSKAIAYFRHRIHEAKDEAERKLRDKYEDKMRSLDRKIKAAEQRVEVEQQQYETAKWSTISSVGASILGAFMGRKLASRTNVSKVSTAARGASRAAQQRSDIGRAEETLRQLAVEMTELDVELQEELAILGEQFDEQNLELEETKIAPRKSDLNVSDPLILWTPWQIDPAGIASKLFAEEA; encoded by the coding sequence ATGTCCGCTCCGTCACCTGAGATTTTTGAAAAGCTTTCTTCGTTCTACCTGGGGCGTCATTTTGACTTGGACTCGGGCGAGGTTCAGGATGATCTGTTGATGTACGACTCAAAAGATCTGTGCACGCATGCGATGTGCGTCGGGATGACTGGCAGCGGCAAAACCGGGCTGTGTATTTCGCTGCTCGAAGAAGCCGCCATCGATGGCATCCCTGCGATCTGTGTCGATCCCAAAGGGGATTTAGCAAACCTGCTACTGACCTTTCCGGAGCTACGACCAAGTGATTTTGAAGAGTGGCTGCATGACGATGCTGCCCGCCAAAAAGGGCTCACAAAAAGCGAGTTGGCGGAGAGAACGGCCGAGAGGTGGCGATCGGGATTGGCGAGTTGGGGACAAACGCCAGACCGAATTGAGCGATTAAAGGATTCCGTTGACGTGGCGATTTATACGCCTGGTAGCAACATCGGATTGCCGATGACGGTTCTCAAGAGTTTCGATGCACCGCCTCCTGAATCACGTGATGACAGTGAACTCATTGGCGACCGTGTGACCGGTGCGGTTTCAGGACTTTTGACGTTGATGGGCATGGATGCCGATCCCATGATTTCGCCCGAACATATTTTAATTTCCTCGATTTTGACGCACCGCTGGCGTGAGGGCAAAGACGTCAGCCTTGCACAGTTGATTCGCTTCATCCAATCGCCGCCAATCGAGCGGATTGGTGTGATGGACTTGAATTCCTTTATGCCGATCGCCGAGCGAGGGAAATTGGCAATGCGGCTCAACAACCTGCTCGCTTCACCCGCCTTTGCATCATGGTTGGAGGGCGAATCGTTGTCGATCCCAAAACTATTGCATACACCGGAGGGCAAGCCGCGCTTGACGATCCTTTCCATTGCTCATTTGAATGACAGCGAACGGATGTTCTTTGTTACGATTCTGCTAAACGAATTGGTAGCGTGGATGCGGATGCAAATGGGCACGAGTTCACTCAGGGCAATGTTCTATATGGATGAAGTGGCCGGGTACTTTCCACCCGTCAGCAACCCACCCTCCAAACCCCCGATGCTGACACTGCTCAAACAGGCTCGTGCGTTTGGACTCGGCGTGACATTGGCAACACAAAACCCAGTCGACCTCGACTACAAGGGGTTATCGAATATTGGAACGTGGTTCCTGGGCCGCTTGCAAACCGAACGAGATAAAGCTCGTGTCTTGGAAGGACTCGAAGGAGCCGCTGGTCAAGCAGGCCAACGGTTTGATCGTCAAAAGATGGAGCAGATATTGGCTGGACTCGGTAGCCGCGTCTTCTTGATGAACAACGTTCACGATGATCAACCGAGCATCTTTCAAACTCGTTGGGCAATGTCGTTCTTGGCGGGTCCACTCGCACGAACCCAAATATCCAAGTTGATGCAGGATCGAAAACGGATGATGGAAGCGTCGCAGCAAGCGATTGCACCAGAGGAAGTGATTGACAAAACAGAAACACAACCTGTGGCCGCTGAAGAGCGACCAATCGTACCGGCTGGGATCGAAGAACGATTTGTCGCATTGAACCTAACGCCCGCCGAGGGGGCTCGATTGGTCTATCGCCCAGCCCTTTATGGCGAAGCGTCGATGCACTTTATCCGCAAGACCGCCGATTTGGATGATTGGGAAGACATCCGCTTATTCGTTCCGTGTGCGCGAGGGTTGCCGGACGATGTCTGGGAATCAAGCCGTCCTTTGCGGCTTTCGACCGAACAGCTCGATTCACCCGAAGCGGGATTCACCTTCGCCAGCTTACCGACGGAATTGATCAGCAAATCAAGGTATCGATCCTTTAAGTCACAACTCAAGGATTACCTGTACCGACATCATTATCGATCGTTGTACAAGTGCAATTTGGTGAAAGGTTACGCACCGTCGGATGAAAAGAGCAAAGCGATTGCCTATTTCCGACATCGCATTCACGAAGCCAAAGACGAAGCCGAACGAAAGCTGCGAGACAAATACGAGGATAAAATGCGATCGCTCGATCGAAAGATCAAGGCAGCTGAGCAGCGTGTCGAGGTCGAGCAGCAGCAGTACGAGACGGCGAAATGGTCGACCATTTCAAGTGTTGGTGCGTCAATACTCGGTGCGTTCATGGGCCGGAAATTGGCAAGCCGTACCAATGTCTCAAAAGTATCGACCGCCGCGCGCGGTGCGAGTCGCGCCGCACAACAGCGCAGTGATATCGGCCGCGCTGAAGAAACGCTCAGGCAACTGGCTGTCGAAATGACCGAGTTGGATGTCGAGCTTCAGGAAGAATTGGCGATCCTTGGTGAGCAATTTGATGAGCAAAACCTTGAACTCGAAGAGACCAAAATCGCTCCTCGAAAAAGCGACCTGAACGTTTCCGATCCACTCATTCTTTGGACTCCATGGCAAATCGATCCAGCCGGGATCGCATCGAAGCTGTTCGCTGAAGAAGCTTAG